CCTAACTGAACTATTTAGGCAAATACTTGAAGGCAAGAGGAATACAATAAAAGCCCAGGTTGGTAAAGAGGTATCAATATCTGGTTTAACTATAGATAATTTTGATACATACAGATTACCAGCTGAAATAGTAGGTGAGGTAGTTAATGTTAAGTTTAACATATCAGGTAATCTTACAGGTGAGATTAATTTTATTTATCCGTCTAACACTGTATTATCAATAACGAACCCTTTAATAGGGGATGAGTCAAATACCATTTTAACAGAACTTGTTATAACTACCTTTGAGCAGACTATGTCGATAATAGTTTCAAACTTTACATCTACACTTTCGGAGAAAACGGGTAAGACCATAGCTACTACTGCACTAAATGTACAAAAACTACCAGATGTTAGGAATGTAACATTTCCAAACGTTCCTATGATCATAATATCTTTCATGATGACGGTTGGTAATAAACAAGGTAAAGTTTATATAACATTGCCTCAAAGTACCGCAAAACAAATAATAATATCCTATACAACTAAAAAGATACCAGAAACTGAGAGAACTTCTACTAGGTATAAGGGAGATGTAGAAGAACAAGGTAAACTTGCTATCAAATCAGTAGAGTTTGGAGCTCTTGAGGAAGTACCTGTAGAAGCAGAAGGGTCTCTAGCCTTGATATTGGATGTACCAGTACAAATAACAGTTGAACTTGGTAGAACCAAAATGCTAGTTAAAGAGGTCTTACAACTTGGTGAAGGGTCTGTAGTGGAGCTTGACAAACTTGCTGGTGAACCAGTTGATATTATGGTTAATGGTAAGCTTATTGCTAAAGGTG
The window above is part of the Brevinematales bacterium genome. Proteins encoded here:
- the fliN gene encoding flagellar motor switch protein FliN produces the protein MFGGEGHLSQEEMDALLSGTESFDAFRGIEMTKSVDTGEGILTEIDRSNLTELFRQILEGKRNTIKAQVGKEVSISGLTIDNFDTYRLPAEIVGEVVNVKFNISGNLTGEINFIYPSNTVLSITNPLIGDESNTILTELVITTFEQTMSIIVSNFTSTLSEKTGKTIATTALNVQKLPDVRNVTFPNVPMIIISFMMTVGNKQGKVYITLPQSTAKQIIISYTTKKIPETERTSTRYKGDVEEQGKLAIKSVEFGALEEVPVEAEGSLALILDVPVQITVELGRTKMLVKEVLQLGEGSVVELDKLAGEPVDIMVNGKLIAKGEVVVIEENFGVRITEIVNHIDRMFKYSDRG